One region of Paenibacillus polymyxa M1 genomic DNA includes:
- a CDS encoding LacI family DNA-binding transcriptional regulator codes for MKIDDIAKLAGVSKSAVSLAFNNKPGVSEETKEHILRIAHEHGYRPRTMKSNKEFTKSHHVIRFVACKNTGIVTEQYESLPFFNELIHHITNQVREHGNTLIFSSFDSHSLEAELSALEKDQPSSGILLLGTNLTAEIIHSLQSIHSNIVVLDTCFEHVDASFVSINNYLGGYQAGQYLIQSGHRNIGYVQSSTRILNFTKRKEGFMAALEEHNLAIDHGLTFDMHPMLVMSQESFKTAIHELNELPSALFCENDYMAISAIKTFQEMNIRVPEQISVMGFDNIHEAKVISPELTTIHVKKDILARTAVNLLMERLNHNQEHHTQVLVNTEVIERRSCIDAEL; via the coding sequence TTGAAAATAGATGATATTGCAAAGCTTGCCGGTGTTTCAAAATCAGCCGTCTCTTTAGCATTTAATAACAAACCCGGTGTTAGCGAAGAAACCAAAGAGCATATTTTAAGAATTGCCCACGAGCATGGATATAGACCACGTACCATGAAGTCAAATAAGGAATTTACGAAGAGTCACCATGTCATTCGTTTTGTTGCATGCAAAAATACAGGCATCGTGACCGAGCAATACGAATCACTTCCATTTTTCAATGAATTGATCCATCATATTACCAATCAAGTGAGAGAACATGGCAATACTTTGATTTTTTCATCATTTGATAGCCATAGCCTGGAGGCAGAGTTGTCTGCTCTGGAAAAGGACCAGCCTTCTTCAGGTATACTTCTGCTGGGCACCAATCTAACTGCCGAGATTATTCATTCCTTACAATCTATTCATTCCAATATCGTAGTTTTAGATACTTGCTTTGAACACGTTGATGCCAGCTTTGTATCTATTAATAACTATCTTGGAGGGTACCAGGCAGGCCAATATTTAATCCAGTCCGGTCACAGAAATATAGGATACGTACAATCCAGTACCAGAATTCTTAACTTTACAAAACGAAAAGAGGGGTTCATGGCTGCTTTAGAGGAGCACAATCTTGCCATAGATCACGGGCTTACATTCGATATGCATCCGATGCTTGTAATGTCACAGGAATCATTTAAAACAGCTATTCATGAACTGAATGAGCTGCCTTCAGCCCTATTTTGTGAGAATGATTACATGGCAATCAGTGCTATTAAAACGTTTCAGGAAATGAACATTCGAGTGCCTGAACAAATTTCTGTCATGGGGTTTGATAATATTCATGAAGCCAAGGTCATTAGCCCGGAACTCACAACCATTCATGTGAAAAAGGATATTTTGGCCCGAACGGCTGTAAATTTGCTGATGGAAAGACTTAATCACAATCAGGAGCATCATACTCAGGTTCTCGTGAATACAGAGGTTATTGAAAGAAGGTCTTGTATAGACGCAGAATTATAA
- a CDS encoding NAD(P)/FAD-dependent oxidoreductase, whose protein sequence is MLYDCAIIGGGPAGLNAALVLGRARRSVALIDNNRPRNAVTHASHGFITRDGVTPAEFRRVAYEEVLRYPSVHHLPTEVISVTKKESIFEVFDSSGLRIQARKLILATGVKEVFPEIEGFYTFYGKSLFNCPYCDGWELRDQPLVLVSESPAIYHTAKLLLNWSKDLLVCTNGQAFLSDEQKERLQSKGVVVMEQPVAAFIGHHGQLEYASFTDGTQVPRVGGFVTPRFVQSTPFGGDLGCERTESGGIQTDGAGRTSIPGVYAAGDSSYFMPSQLIFAAADGSRTAASVNLDLTEEDFNEC, encoded by the coding sequence ATGTTGTACGATTGCGCTATTATTGGCGGAGGGCCCGCCGGATTGAATGCAGCCCTTGTGCTTGGCAGGGCAAGGAGAAGTGTGGCTTTGATCGATAATAACCGACCCAGAAATGCGGTTACGCATGCGTCGCACGGTTTCATTACGAGAGACGGCGTAACGCCGGCCGAGTTCCGCCGTGTAGCTTATGAGGAAGTACTACGTTATCCGTCTGTCCATCATCTGCCAACCGAGGTTATTTCGGTTACGAAAAAAGAATCCATATTCGAGGTGTTTGATTCTTCAGGCCTTCGTATTCAAGCGCGAAAATTGATACTGGCGACGGGCGTAAAGGAGGTATTCCCTGAGATCGAAGGTTTTTATACGTTTTACGGGAAAAGTTTGTTTAATTGCCCTTATTGCGATGGCTGGGAGCTACGGGATCAACCGCTTGTCCTCGTCTCTGAGTCGCCAGCTATATATCATACAGCCAAACTGCTCCTGAACTGGAGTAAGGATTTGCTTGTCTGCACGAACGGTCAGGCATTCTTGTCGGACGAGCAAAAAGAACGACTTCAATCTAAAGGAGTCGTGGTCATGGAGCAGCCTGTTGCAGCGTTCATCGGTCACCACGGGCAGCTGGAGTATGCGTCCTTTACGGACGGCACTCAAGTCCCGAGAGTCGGCGGCTTTGTGACCCCCCGATTTGTACAAAGTACACCGTTTGGAGGAGATTTGGGCTGTGAAAGGACAGAGTCGGGCGGGATCCAAACGGATGGAGCGGGGAGAACCTCCATACCTGGTGTATATGCTGCCGGGGATTCTTCGTACTTCATGCCTTCTCAGTTGATTTTTGCTGCGGCCGACGGCAGTCGAACTGCTGCGAGCGTAAATTTGGATTTGACAGAGGAAGATTTCAACGAGTGTTGA
- a CDS encoding Rrf2 family transcriptional regulator: MKFTKATNYALHTMLMLVTDSSVKPIGVQQLAEAQQVSPTYLSKILTRLVKAGMIESVSGANGGYRLSRNKDDITFLDIIHAIEGTNSLFECDFVHGSECLIQAVMREAEEKMESHLKNTKLVDLAQKQAQI; the protein is encoded by the coding sequence ATGAAATTTACCAAAGCAACCAATTATGCTCTGCATACCATGCTTATGCTTGTTACGGATTCGTCGGTGAAGCCTATAGGTGTTCAGCAATTGGCCGAAGCGCAACAAGTCTCACCTACGTATCTTTCAAAAATTTTGACGAGGCTTGTGAAGGCGGGGATGATCGAATCGGTCTCTGGAGCCAATGGAGGCTATCGCTTATCCCGCAATAAAGACGATATTACCTTTTTGGATATCATTCATGCGATTGAAGGGACGAATTCTTTGTTTGAATGTGATTTTGTCCATGGATCAGAATGTCTGATTCAAGCTGTAATGAGGGAAGCGGAGGAGAAAATGGAGAGCCATCTTAAAAATACAAAATTGGTCGATTTGGCGCAAAAGCAAGCGCAAATATAA
- a CDS encoding BglG family transcription antiterminator — MRIFDILRILVAEQMIKGEHLANALKVSSRTIRTDVKELNALLSRHGAAVKPLKGTGYRLEIQDEQAFHHLLKQLKDYENNVPHLLASSSEARHRFLIKKLLLTHAYVKLDDLAEMLYVSRSTLQNDLKEVRKLLSTYGLSLENRPYHGIRIKGNEAKLRYCISDYIFNRTDEIGGQQMPHPSLISNEELEFIREVILERIEYHDIQLSDIALNNLVIHIAIACKRIREERYVSYYPQEMKKIEAQKEFRVATEIVSALEQNMKHSFPLVEIAYIAVHLLGVRTVVRVHMDEVEIKKIIDKNIYELTIEILDRIDQQLNMNIQNDQELLIAFCLHLKPVLNRYQYGMNLRNPMLDEIKAHYPLAFEAGIIAAEVIKQRLHIHIEDNEIGYLAIHIGVAMERKKMEGTPKRCMIVCASGLGSAKLLYYKLQSVFGSRLEIVGTTEFYKLKQTPLDGLDFIISTIPISEPLSIPMIHVNTFLGSSDITKIEQTISESKLPAVQYVRKKLVFLQQKFDNKRQALEFMAEKIQEAGLVKGPLLQSVIEREAVSPTSFGNFVAIPHPLEPFADSTFWAICTLQKAIDWDGKPVQFICMLCIQRTKSEDLQSMYHILLNILNHEKLVQQLIRCKTYTEFVEVLHKNS, encoded by the coding sequence TTGCGTATTTTTGATATTCTACGTATATTGGTTGCTGAACAGATGATCAAGGGTGAACATTTGGCGAATGCATTGAAGGTATCTTCTCGAACCATACGAACAGATGTAAAGGAATTGAATGCACTGTTGTCACGGCATGGAGCGGCTGTCAAACCCCTTAAAGGAACAGGCTACAGGCTAGAGATTCAGGACGAACAAGCATTTCATCATCTGCTAAAGCAATTAAAGGACTATGAAAACAATGTGCCCCATCTATTAGCGAGTTCTTCTGAAGCCAGACATCGTTTTTTAATAAAAAAACTGCTGCTTACTCATGCATACGTCAAACTTGATGATTTAGCTGAGATGCTGTATGTTAGCCGATCTACTTTACAGAATGACCTCAAAGAAGTGCGGAAATTACTGTCAACTTATGGACTATCGCTGGAGAACAGACCGTATCATGGTATTCGAATTAAGGGGAATGAGGCCAAGCTGCGTTATTGCATTTCCGACTATATATTTAACAGGACAGATGAAATAGGCGGGCAACAGATGCCCCACCCTTCTTTGATCTCTAACGAAGAGCTGGAATTCATAAGAGAAGTGATTCTGGAGCGGATTGAGTATCATGATATTCAGTTGTCAGACATTGCCCTGAACAATCTGGTCATTCATATCGCTATAGCATGTAAGCGTATTCGTGAAGAGAGGTATGTATCGTATTATCCTCAAGAGATGAAAAAAATCGAAGCGCAAAAAGAGTTTAGGGTCGCGACTGAGATCGTATCTGCTCTGGAACAGAACATGAAACACTCCTTTCCACTTGTTGAAATTGCGTACATTGCTGTGCACTTGCTGGGTGTAAGGACCGTTGTCAGGGTCCATATGGATGAAGTAGAGATTAAAAAAATTATTGATAAAAATATTTACGAACTGACGATCGAAATATTAGACCGAATCGATCAGCAGTTGAACATGAACATTCAAAACGATCAAGAATTGCTGATTGCATTTTGCCTTCATCTCAAACCAGTCCTGAATCGTTATCAATACGGAATGAATTTGCGCAACCCCATGCTGGATGAAATCAAAGCCCACTACCCGCTTGCTTTTGAAGCAGGCATCATTGCTGCGGAAGTTATCAAACAGCGACTTCATATACACATCGAGGACAATGAAATTGGGTATTTAGCCATTCATATCGGAGTCGCAATGGAGAGAAAGAAAATGGAGGGCACACCCAAAAGATGTATGATCGTATGTGCTTCCGGACTCGGCAGCGCAAAGCTGCTGTACTACAAGCTTCAATCTGTTTTCGGTTCCAGGCTGGAGATCGTAGGAACCACTGAATTTTATAAGTTGAAGCAAACGCCGTTGGATGGCCTGGACTTTATTATTAGTACGATCCCCATATCAGAACCGCTTTCTATCCCCATGATCCATGTGAATACATTTTTGGGCAGTTCGGATATTACCAAAATTGAACAAACCATCTCAGAGTCAAAACTTCCTGCTGTACAATATGTACGAAAAAAATTGGTCTTTCTTCAGCAGAAGTTTGATAACAAACGGCAAGCACTTGAATTCATGGCCGAAAAAATACAAGAAGCAGGTCTTGTAAAAGGTCCATTGTTGCAATCTGTGATAGAGCGTGAAGCTGTTTCCCCCACTTCATTTGGCAACTTTGTCGCGATTCCGCATCCGCTGGAACCTTTTGCTGATTCGACGTTTTGGGCCATTTGTACATTACAAAAAGCTATCGACTGGGATGGCAAGCCCGTACAGTTTATTTGCATGCTCTGCATACAGCGCACCAAATCAGAAGATTTACAAAGTATGTATCATATTTTGCTTAACATTTTAAATCATGAAAAGCTAGTCCAGCAGCTTATTCGCTGCAAAACGTACACGGAATTCGTAGAGGTACTGCATAAAAATAGTTGA
- a CDS encoding PTS lactose/cellobiose transporter subunit IIA, whose protein sequence is MNNDESVEHAVNMEDMDDTEIVFQIILYAGNARSSAMEAIELAKAGKFRESKEELASAKKELVSSHKIQTRIIRKEAAGEKTEMSVMMVHAQDHLMNAITIHDMASEFIDLYERIDQLGLKS, encoded by the coding sequence ATGAATAATGATGAATCAGTAGAACACGCTGTGAACATGGAGGACATGGATGATACAGAGATCGTATTCCAAATTATATTATACGCTGGGAATGCGCGCAGCTCGGCGATGGAAGCGATTGAGCTTGCAAAGGCGGGCAAATTTCGGGAATCCAAAGAAGAACTGGCCTCAGCTAAAAAAGAACTAGTGTCTTCCCACAAAATTCAAACCAGAATCATTCGTAAGGAAGCAGCCGGTGAAAAAACAGAGATGTCCGTCATGATGGTGCATGCCCAAGATCATTTGATGAATGCCATCACCATTCACGATATGGCCTCAGAATTTATAGACCTGTATGAACGCATTGATCAGCTCGGATTAAAATCGTAG
- a CDS encoding PTS sugar transporter subunit IIC, with protein MAFKDKLIDGLTSVANAINNFKYIIAIKSAFITLMPVIIVGAFAVLISNVVMDPVNGLAHFKSFSFLAEYKPIFSSINYASLNILTILAIFMIGLELGKINGEKNLFPGLLALICFISVTPTTIELMVNGEMQKVTDVIARQFTDTKSLFLGIFISILSVELYNKLGKSDKLKIKMPESVPSNVAVSFSALIPSIITVTVFSMLGFFFHKFTGLYLYDAVYNVVQQPLETIVQGLPGILVLMLVAQTFWVIGIHGNQMVKPIREPLLLGAITVNMTAYDQGLPIPNIITMPFWDVYMSIGGSGVTLALLISIMIASKREDMKEITKLSLGPGLFNINEPVIFGLPIMLNPLMAIPFIITPLITGTIGYFSTLLGFAGKAVVMVPWTTPPIINAYLSTGGSIGAVVTQIICIMVAIIIYFPFVKIANKRTTE; from the coding sequence ATGGCTTTCAAAGACAAACTGATCGATGGTCTCACCTCGGTGGCAAATGCAATTAACAATTTTAAATATATAATAGCAATCAAATCGGCTTTTATCACCTTAATGCCTGTTATTATTGTGGGTGCCTTTGCTGTACTGATCTCCAATGTGGTCATGGACCCAGTCAATGGTCTAGCCCATTTTAAGTCATTCTCATTCCTGGCAGAGTACAAACCGATTTTCTCAAGCATTAACTATGCCAGCTTGAATATCCTCACCATTCTAGCTATTTTTATGATTGGTCTGGAGCTAGGAAAAATTAATGGAGAGAAAAATCTTTTTCCTGGTTTACTTGCCCTCATCTGTTTTATCTCTGTGACACCAACCACAATCGAGCTGATGGTTAACGGAGAAATGCAAAAAGTAACGGACGTCATCGCCCGTCAATTCACAGACACCAAAAGCTTGTTTTTGGGTATTTTCATAAGTATCCTATCCGTTGAGCTATACAACAAACTGGGCAAGTCCGATAAGCTAAAGATTAAAATGCCTGAAAGTGTTCCTAGCAATGTAGCCGTTTCTTTCTCCGCACTCATCCCTTCCATTATTACGGTAACTGTTTTCTCGATGCTTGGATTCTTTTTTCATAAATTTACGGGGCTCTACCTGTACGATGCTGTCTATAATGTGGTGCAACAACCTCTGGAGACCATAGTCCAAGGGCTGCCAGGTATACTGGTACTCATGCTGGTTGCGCAAACCTTCTGGGTGATCGGTATTCACGGAAACCAAATGGTAAAGCCCATCCGTGAACCTCTGCTGCTTGGAGCGATTACGGTCAACATGACTGCATATGATCAAGGGCTCCCCATTCCGAACATTATTACGATGCCTTTCTGGGATGTATACATGAGTATTGGAGGTTCAGGAGTTACGCTGGCCCTTTTGATCAGTATTATGATCGCTTCCAAGCGTGAGGATATGAAGGAAATTACCAAGCTTTCACTTGGGCCAGGTCTGTTTAATATTAATGAGCCTGTCATTTTCGGACTTCCAATTATGCTGAATCCATTGATGGCGATTCCTTTCATTATAACTCCACTCATCACAGGAACAATTGGTTACTTCTCGACGTTGCTTGGATTCGCAGGTAAAGCTGTCGTTATGGTTCCGTGGACTACACCGCCTATTATTAATGCCTACCTGTCTACAGGTGGAAGCATTGGCGCCGTTGTAACGCAGATTATTTGTATTATGGTAGCCATTATCATTTATTTTCCGTTCGTCAAAATTGCCAACAAGCGAACGACTGAATAA
- a CDS encoding glycoside hydrolase family 1 protein, translating into MAKHTIQIPPNFIMGAAASAWQTEGWSGKQEGQDSYLDLWYKNDRYVWHNGYGPAGATDFYNRYAEDIALMKQIGLTHYRTSINWSRFLTDYENIVVDETYADYMGRVIDELIASGVEPMICLEHYELPAYLLDKYEGWSSKHVVELFVKYAEKVFERYGDRVKHWFTFNEPIVVQTRVYLDALRYPYEQNTRKWMQWNYNKTLATAKCVQLFKAKNYSENGAKIGVILNPEVTYARSSAPHDQYAAHVYDLFYNRVFLDPLIKGEYPQELFELMSKHDIAFEATAEELALIKENTVDIVGINLYYPHRVKAQSKAWNENIPFHPSYYYEHFDLPGKRMNKSRGWEIYPKIVYDMGMRIKNEYNNIEWFVAENGMGIENEAVFKNEEHIIQDDYRIDFITEHLYYTLQAVAAGSNCTGYMLWAFTDNVSPMNAFKNRYGLVEINLENDRSRHLKKSGYWYQAVIKERLFVANLDEEYK; encoded by the coding sequence ATGGCTAAACACACAATACAAATTCCGCCGAATTTTATTATGGGAGCAGCGGCTTCCGCCTGGCAGACAGAGGGTTGGAGCGGTAAACAGGAAGGTCAAGACTCGTATCTGGACTTATGGTACAAAAATGACCGCTATGTCTGGCACAATGGATATGGACCCGCAGGTGCAACCGATTTTTATAATCGTTATGCCGAGGATATTGCCCTGATGAAGCAGATTGGGCTAACTCATTATCGCACTTCTATTAACTGGTCCCGCTTCTTAACGGATTATGAGAATATTGTGGTGGATGAAACCTATGCGGATTATATGGGCAGGGTCATTGACGAGTTGATTGCAAGCGGAGTCGAGCCGATGATTTGTCTGGAACACTATGAATTACCTGCTTATTTGCTCGACAAATATGAGGGCTGGTCTTCCAAGCATGTGGTAGAGCTGTTTGTGAAATATGCGGAAAAGGTGTTTGAACGGTACGGGGATCGGGTCAAGCACTGGTTTACGTTTAATGAGCCCATTGTTGTACAGACTCGCGTCTATCTGGATGCGCTTCGCTATCCCTATGAACAAAATACGCGGAAGTGGATGCAATGGAACTATAACAAAACGCTGGCTACCGCGAAGTGTGTACAGCTTTTCAAAGCCAAAAATTATAGTGAGAACGGGGCTAAAATAGGGGTTATTCTGAATCCCGAAGTGACCTATGCCCGATCCAGTGCCCCTCATGACCAGTATGCAGCACATGTGTATGATCTATTTTACAATCGAGTATTTCTGGACCCGCTTATTAAAGGCGAATACCCGCAAGAATTGTTCGAGCTCATGAGCAAGCATGATATTGCCTTTGAAGCTACGGCGGAGGAACTGGCCTTGATTAAGGAAAATACCGTTGACATCGTTGGAATCAATCTCTATTATCCCCACCGGGTCAAAGCGCAGAGTAAAGCGTGGAACGAAAACATTCCTTTTCACCCCTCTTACTACTACGAGCATTTCGACCTTCCGGGTAAAAGAATGAACAAGTCACGGGGCTGGGAAATTTATCCTAAAATCGTTTACGATATGGGAATGCGTATCAAGAACGAATATAACAATATCGAGTGGTTTGTTGCGGAAAATGGCATGGGGATTGAAAATGAAGCTGTTTTTAAAAATGAGGAACACATCATTCAGGACGACTATCGCATTGACTTTATAACTGAGCATTTATACTACACGTTACAAGCCGTAGCAGCAGGCTCCAACTGTACAGGTTATATGCTGTGGGCCTTCACAGACAATGTTTCTCCTATGAATGCTTTTAAAAATCGCTATGGACTGGTGGAAATTAACCTGGAAAATGATCGAAGTCGGCATTTGAAGAAATCCGGCTACTGGTATCAAGCTGTTATCAAGGAACGCTTGTTTGTTGCTAATCTGGATGAAGAGTATAAGTAG
- a CDS encoding PTS sugar transporter subunit IIB, with protein sequence MKKIILACSAGMSTSILVSKMKKEAAARSIELNIEAIPESTIKEELEGMTEPVIAILLGPQVRMRKKPVTEIAAPYGIPVDVIDTLAYGRGNGAAVLDQAFKLAGENL encoded by the coding sequence ATGAAAAAAATCATTCTAGCATGCTCTGCGGGGATGTCGACATCCATTCTGGTTTCCAAGATGAAAAAAGAAGCCGCAGCAAGATCCATAGAATTGAACATCGAAGCGATCCCCGAAAGCACTATTAAGGAAGAGCTGGAAGGCATGACAGAGCCAGTGATTGCTATTTTACTCGGACCTCAGGTGCGAATGCGTAAAAAGCCAGTAACTGAAATTGCAGCTCCCTATGGCATCCCTGTAGATGTTATTGACACGTTGGCTTACGGTAGAGGAAACGGTGCGGCTGTCCTCGATCAAGCCTTCAAGCTGGCTGGCGAGAACCTATAA
- a CDS encoding NAD-dependent epimerase/dehydratase family protein — protein sequence MKALVTGGAGFIGSQLVRALADSGIRVHVLDNLTTGNAANVDPRAVMHIADIRSSEARTLLIRESPDIVFHLAAQADVQHSIHHPDEDADVNVLGTIHLLQACREAGVSKIIFASTSGVYGELQKQCIQEDDPVEPISGYGLSKLTAESYIRLFYRLYGLNYTILRYGNVYGPGQAAKGEGGVVAIFMDRLKKGSPLLIHGDGTQTRDFVYVKDVVRANMAAIHAADQRTVHVSTGRTTSINRLAYDLLKLHGSSVRPVYSPARTGDIHHSCLSNAVARHWLHWEPLYGISAGLKETYVSSMGTDKEGI from the coding sequence GTGAAGGCTTTGGTCACCGGGGGAGCAGGGTTTATTGGTTCCCAGCTGGTACGTGCGCTTGCTGACTCGGGCATCAGAGTACATGTGCTGGATAATCTGACGACCGGGAATGCTGCAAATGTAGATCCGCGCGCGGTCATGCATATTGCAGATATTCGCAGCTCTGAAGCCAGGACGCTGCTGATTCGGGAAAGCCCGGACATTGTGTTTCATTTGGCTGCACAGGCTGATGTGCAGCATTCCATTCATCATCCTGATGAGGATGCGGATGTGAATGTGCTGGGGACGATTCATTTGTTGCAGGCTTGTCGTGAAGCGGGTGTATCGAAAATCATATTTGCCTCCACATCCGGCGTATACGGAGAGCTGCAAAAGCAATGTATTCAGGAAGACGATCCCGTGGAGCCTATTTCAGGCTACGGGCTGTCCAAGCTGACCGCAGAATCGTATATTCGGCTTTTTTATCGCTTGTATGGCTTAAACTACACGATTTTGCGTTACGGAAATGTGTATGGCCCCGGCCAGGCCGCGAAGGGAGAGGGCGGTGTAGTCGCTATTTTTATGGACCGGCTGAAAAAAGGCAGCCCCTTGCTCATTCACGGCGACGGGACGCAAACCCGTGACTTTGTGTACGTCAAGGATGTAGTCCGAGCCAATATGGCGGCTATACATGCAGCGGATCAACGCACAGTGCATGTAAGTACGGGACGAACGACGTCCATCAATCGGCTGGCCTATGATTTACTAAAGCTGCACGGTTCGTCTGTGCGGCCTGTGTATTCACCGGCGCGGACGGGAGACATTCACCATAGCTGTCTGAGCAACGCAGTCGCCAGACATTGGCTTCATTGGGAACCGCTATACGGAATCTCTGCCGGTCTAAAGGAAACGTACGTGAGCAGTATGGGCACAGACAAAGAAGGCATCTAG
- a CDS encoding glycosyltransferase family 4 protein, whose amino-acid sequence MSVKSKVMLFSHICHPARMSGAEKWLLFLAKTLSEQYEVVLVVPCCGMLSIEAETKGIRIAIQDSPLLWSLYESSPAMHQEFAKQESSNYYQSLLTLLHVHRPDWVMVNTSVNALPAAAAKKAGIPVVWIIDEILYPGVHQIDAVRMVNHYADWIIGISEAVLAPFKSSIVNNKNRLIYPSWNDAELHPERWEENRRCLRGAHNIGDHETLIGLISGMISVHKGIDQFIYMAGMLMSHFPQVKFLIAGSPEITEYFNKCKALAYSTLDPSRIIFHSFESHIEQLYPALDIVVVPSMIDEGFGMTALEGMIFGKPVVAYDSAGLGELLKNTGNEKFLVPKGDVGGLWQIVVDLLQNKERMLEIGTKNRKASIESFGIDIFQNRFNNLLQEIDAAVYGLNQQ is encoded by the coding sequence GTGAGCGTAAAGTCTAAGGTTATGTTATTCTCACATATTTGCCATCCGGCTCGAATGTCGGGTGCCGAGAAATGGCTACTTTTTTTAGCTAAAACCCTTAGCGAGCAATATGAGGTTGTGCTGGTTGTTCCCTGTTGCGGCATGCTGTCAATAGAAGCAGAAACTAAGGGGATACGTATAGCCATTCAAGATTCTCCACTGCTATGGTCTTTGTATGAATCATCGCCAGCTATGCATCAGGAATTTGCAAAACAAGAATCTTCTAATTACTACCAATCCCTATTAACACTTCTGCACGTTCACAGGCCGGATTGGGTGATGGTTAATACATCGGTTAATGCATTGCCTGCGGCTGCGGCAAAAAAAGCAGGCATTCCCGTTGTTTGGATAATAGACGAAATCTTGTATCCAGGTGTGCATCAGATTGATGCAGTACGGATGGTAAATCATTATGCAGATTGGATTATCGGTATATCGGAAGCAGTACTTGCACCTTTTAAGAGTTCAATAGTTAATAATAAAAATAGGCTTATATATCCTTCTTGGAATGATGCTGAATTGCACCCTGAAAGGTGGGAGGAAAATCGTCGTTGTCTGAGGGGAGCCCATAATATCGGCGACCACGAAACGCTAATAGGGCTCATAAGCGGAATGATCTCCGTCCATAAAGGAATTGATCAATTTATCTATATGGCCGGTATGCTAATGTCACACTTTCCTCAAGTAAAATTTCTTATTGCCGGAAGTCCAGAAATAACAGAATACTTCAATAAATGCAAAGCATTGGCGTATTCAACATTAGATCCATCTCGCATTATATTTCATTCGTTCGAAAGCCACATTGAACAATTATACCCTGCGCTTGATATCGTAGTCGTACCTAGCATGATTGATGAAGGATTTGGAATGACTGCTCTTGAGGGGATGATATTCGGCAAACCAGTAGTTGCTTATGACTCAGCAGGACTTGGTGAGCTACTCAAAAATACGGGGAATGAGAAGTTTTTAGTGCCTAAAGGTGATGTGGGCGGACTTTGGCAAATAGTTGTTGACCTCCTTCAAAATAAAGAGCGCATGTTGGAAATAGGAACTAAAAATCGCAAGGCATCCATAGAATCTTTCGGCATAGATATATTCCAAAACCGGTTTAATAACTTGCTTCAGGAAATTGACGCTGCCGTTTATGGTTTGAACCAGCAATAA
- a CDS encoding glycosyltransferase family 2 protein — protein sequence MESLPKVSVIIPFFNCPYVDQAVASVLNQTYPNIEIIVVDDGSTMHQERLIPYMDRIYYLGKMNGGTATALNYGIQMSTGKYTVWLSSDDMFYSTKIERQVNFMEQHQAEVSFTDYHVINKANEVICRNATAKFTTVRSFIEAFSSYCPLNGCTVMMKKDYVRNIGYFNEKLLYTHDYDFWIRVVLNHTEFHYLDEPLTAYRRHEQMGTVQHYQAIVQELETIRQTYQNQLQVVLNTL from the coding sequence GTGGAATCGTTGCCGAAAGTGAGTGTCATCATTCCCTTTTTCAACTGTCCGTACGTAGATCAGGCTGTAGCCAGCGTCTTAAATCAAACTTATCCGAATATCGAAATTATTGTTGTAGATGATGGGTCAACTATGCACCAGGAACGTTTGATCCCTTATATGGATCGCATTTATTATCTAGGAAAGATGAACGGCGGCACGGCAACTGCGCTCAATTATGGTATACAAATGTCCACCGGAAAGTATACTGTTTGGCTTAGTTCAGACGATATGTTTTATTCGACCAAAATTGAACGTCAAGTGAATTTTATGGAGCAACATCAAGCGGAGGTCAGTTTCACTGATTATCATGTCATTAACAAAGCAAACGAGGTAATATGTCGCAATGCAACTGCCAAATTTACGACAGTACGTTCCTTTATTGAGGCATTTTCTTCCTACTGCCCGTTAAATGGCTGTACGGTGATGATGAAAAAGGATTATGTTCGTAACATTGGATACTTCAATGAGAAGCTGTTATACACTCATGATTATGATTTTTGGATTCGTGTAGTATTGAACCATACAGAATTTCACTATTTAGATGAGCCTCTCACTGCCTACCGTCGTCATGAACAAATGGGTACGGTCCAGCATTACCAAGCTATTGTACAGGAATTAGAAACCATCAGACAGACATATCAGAACCAATTACAAGTGGTTCTGAATACTCTTTAA